The Francisella salimarina genome has a segment encoding these proteins:
- a CDS encoding MBL fold metallo-hydrolase translates to MIFRQLIDRDTYTYTYILGCEQTRETIIIDPVRFNVQQYLKLLRELDLKLIYAVDTHVHADHVTAAGILRKETGCDIVLGGESAAQCATKKVFDGDILTFGNYQIKAIYTPGHTDDSYCFITENMLFTGDTLLIRGSGRTDFQNGDSYAAYESIMTKLMTLPGSTIIYPGHDYNGVTSSSVAEEKRNNPRLQVNSPEEYAKIMDDLKLPPPNYIDIAVPANLKCGIEEE, encoded by the coding sequence ATGATTTTTAGACAACTAATTGATAGGGATACTTATACCTATACTTATATTTTAGGTTGTGAGCAAACTAGGGAAACTATAATAATAGATCCTGTAAGATTTAATGTTCAACAGTATTTAAAACTATTGAGAGAACTTGATCTTAAATTGATTTATGCTGTAGATACGCATGTTCATGCAGATCATGTAACAGCAGCAGGTATTTTAAGAAAAGAAACAGGCTGTGATATAGTACTAGGTGGTGAGAGTGCTGCTCAATGTGCTACTAAAAAAGTATTTGATGGAGATATACTAACATTTGGTAATTATCAGATTAAGGCAATATATACACCAGGTCATACAGATGACTCTTACTGTTTTATAACAGAGAATATGCTTTTCACTGGAGATACTTTGTTGATTAGAGGTTCGGGTAGAACTGATTTTCAAAATGGTGATTCTTATGCTGCATATGAGAGTATTATGACTAAACTTATGACTTTACCAGGTAGTACAATTATCTATCCAGGTCATGATTATAATGGTGTTACTAGTAGTAGTGTTGCTGAGGAAAAAAGAAATAATCCAAGACTACAAGTAAACTCGCCAGAAGAGTACGCGAAGATCATGGATGATTTAAAATTACCTCCACCAAACTATATAGATATCGCAGTTCCAGCTAACCTAAAATGTGGTATAGAAGAAGAGTAA
- a CDS encoding MFS transporter, whose protein sequence is MRAINYTRWAITELFFTMSVFSAVLFGTYALSIRLDNHLTDTNLSILSGVFFVVFAISQVCAGVLINKISPKLLLSSSAFVSALGALLFAHTTVFELLVVARIMLGLGLGCTFVGVLYVVQTNFSDHQFAFFSSLSQSIANIFAGMLALFAGKALSQYSYTYVFDILAVMFIICTIGLSILLPHKTRTTSDSDLQQPVISRIWSILSKRNFWLASFYFTGLFGSILTFADLYNVTYEMKVFGVPHDTAIMMNGLVPIGVATGGIIAGFLVSRYQNNRLTAICFSLITLIFLCLIMYIRWPNRSFGFEMAFLFNFLYGVGCGGAMLAFQEIQLLFKEFSIRPLANSLVLTFAYLFNGMIIQPLTGYIIGETRVVHYFNQSSPYSRWLYDTSIHNEWHKFNSGLLIIVLIIVISFVSSIFFTKKKSS, encoded by the coding sequence ATGAGAGCTATAAATTATACGCGTTGGGCTATTACAGAGTTGTTTTTTACAATGAGTGTTTTCTCAGCAGTTTTGTTCGGAACATATGCATTATCAATAAGGTTAGATAATCATTTGACAGATACTAATCTGTCAATATTATCAGGAGTTTTTTTTGTAGTATTTGCTATTTCTCAAGTGTGTGCTGGGGTATTAATAAATAAGATATCACCTAAATTATTGCTTAGTAGTTCAGCATTTGTATCTGCTTTGGGCGCACTTTTGTTTGCACACACTACTGTATTTGAGTTACTGGTAGTTGCAAGGATAATGCTTGGTTTGGGTTTGGGGTGTACATTTGTAGGAGTGCTTTATGTTGTGCAGACTAATTTTTCAGATCATCAATTTGCATTTTTTTCATCCTTGAGTCAGAGTATTGCTAATATTTTTGCAGGTATGTTAGCACTATTTGCAGGTAAGGCTTTGAGTCAATATTCATATACTTATGTTTTTGATATTCTTGCAGTGATGTTTATTATCTGTACTATTGGTCTTAGTATCTTGTTACCTCATAAGACAAGAACTACGAGTGACAGTGATCTACAACAACCAGTAATATCTAGAATATGGAGTATTCTTTCAAAACGAAATTTTTGGTTAGCATCATTTTACTTTACAGGTTTGTTTGGATCAATTTTGACATTTGCAGATCTATATAATGTTACCTATGAAATGAAGGTGTTTGGTGTACCTCATGATACAGCTATCATGATGAATGGTTTGGTACCAATAGGAGTTGCAACAGGAGGAATTATTGCTGGATTTTTGGTATCAAGATACCAAAATAATAGACTTACAGCTATATGTTTTAGTTTGATTACACTCATTTTTCTTTGTTTAATTATGTATATAAGATGGCCAAATAGAAGTTTTGGATTTGAAATGGCTTTCTTGTTTAATTTTCTGTATGGTGTTGGGTGTGGAGGAGCTATGCTAGCATTCCAAGAAATTCAGCTACTGTTCAAAGAGTTTTCAATAAGACCATTAGCTAATTCATTAGTGCTAACATTTGCTTATCTATTTAATGGAATGATTATACAACCATTGACGGGATATATCATTGGTGAAACAAGAGTTGTGCACTATTTTAACCAATCTTCGCCTTATTCAAGATGGCTATATGATACTAGTATTCATAATGAGTGGCATAAGTTTAATAGTGGTTTACTTATTATCGTATTGATAATAGTAATTAGTTTCGTAAGTAGTATTTTCTTTACCAAGAAAAAATCAAGCTAA
- a CDS encoding rhodanese-like domain-containing protein — MSKVKNISVKDFLELQKKEKVKLIDIRTTGEHNRECIDCAENITVDEIYDADIKPDEIVVLHCQSGNRTNQAATKVKDLNAKAVYLLEGGLNAWKQHKQPTKKNVKEPLPIMRQVQIIVGFMVLLGVVLSFTVSQYFAILSGFFGAGLLFAGLTGTCGLAVMLEFLPYNKRK, encoded by the coding sequence ATGAGTAAAGTAAAAAATATTTCAGTTAAAGACTTTTTGGAATTACAAAAAAAAGAAAAAGTAAAATTAATAGATATCAGAACAACAGGTGAACATAACAGAGAGTGTATTGATTGTGCTGAAAATATAACAGTTGATGAAATATATGATGCAGATATTAAACCTGATGAGATTGTAGTACTTCACTGTCAGTCTGGTAACAGAACTAATCAGGCAGCAACTAAAGTAAAAGATCTAAATGCAAAAGCAGTATATTTGTTAGAAGGTGGCTTGAATGCTTGGAAACAACACAAACAACCTACAAAAAAAAATGTTAAAGAACCTCTACCAATAATGCGTCAAGTACAAATAATAGTTGGTTTTATGGTTCTGTTAGGTGTAGTACTTTCGTTTACAGTATCACAATACTTCGCAATTTTGAGTGGATTCTTTGGTGCAGGACTTTTATTTGCTGGGTTAACAGGCACATGTGGTTTAGCAGTTATGTTAGAATTTTTACCATATAATAAAAGAAAATAA
- a CDS encoding FAD-dependent oxidoreductase, which produces MAKKYLIVGGVAAGASAAARLRRLDDKAEIVMFEKGPHVSFSNCGLPYHLGGHIEPAEKLILMTPEKFDTRYNIEARTNSEVVSVDKSNKTVTVINHTTGEEYTESYDKLVLAVGAKPIVPPFKGLETINHFILRNVVDVKKIHKAVFDSEKSVKDVTVIGAGFIGIEVAENLKERGFNVTIVEMANQIMRPFDYEMVKYLEKELLDHDINLMLSEKVVGFESDKVLLESGKEVKSDLVVLAIGVAPDTAFLKNVGIELAKSGHILVNENYQTSDKDIYAAGDAILVKNALTGQDFNLPLAGPANKQGRLIADHINGRKIVNKGYIASSIIQIFNYTGAATGLNEAWIKFHNLDIDYQVAYTAPFDRVSIMPNAQNVFTKILFESNTGKLLGAQTIGKGIVDKRADVFATAIKAGMTVEDLQDLELCYAPPYSTGKDVVNHTGYVANNLLNGDFKQVLFTDVEKLLAENAQIIDVREFGETSKGMLAGAKNIPMSEIRNRLSELDKTKPVYVHCQSGQRSYNVTLMLQHHGYDVYNIAGGYAMISNYYGTIERITGECRILIT; this is translated from the coding sequence ATGGCTAAAAAATATCTCATAGTTGGTGGTGTTGCTGCAGGTGCATCAGCAGCTGCAAGACTAAGAAGGCTTGATGATAAAGCAGAGATAGTAATGTTTGAAAAAGGACCACACGTATCATTTTCTAACTGTGGCCTACCTTATCATTTAGGTGGGCATATCGAACCAGCTGAAAAATTAATCTTAATGACGCCTGAAAAGTTTGATACAAGATATAATATTGAGGCTCGTACAAATTCGGAAGTTGTTAGTGTTGATAAATCAAACAAAACTGTAACTGTTATAAACCACACAACTGGAGAAGAGTATACTGAAAGCTATGATAAGCTAGTGTTAGCTGTAGGTGCTAAGCCGATAGTTCCTCCTTTTAAGGGTCTTGAGACAATCAATCACTTTATATTAAGAAATGTTGTCGATGTCAAAAAAATCCATAAAGCTGTTTTTGATAGTGAAAAATCTGTCAAAGACGTGACAGTTATAGGAGCAGGCTTCATTGGTATTGAGGTTGCAGAAAATCTTAAAGAAAGAGGCTTTAATGTAACTATAGTTGAGATGGCTAACCAAATTATGCGTCCGTTTGATTATGAAATGGTTAAGTATCTAGAAAAAGAGTTATTAGATCATGATATAAACTTGATGCTATCTGAGAAAGTAGTTGGTTTTGAATCTGATAAGGTTCTGCTTGAATCAGGTAAAGAAGTTAAGTCAGATTTGGTGGTTTTAGCTATTGGTGTGGCACCAGATACTGCATTTCTAAAAAATGTAGGCATTGAGCTAGCTAAAAGTGGCCATATACTTGTTAATGAGAATTATCAAACATCAGATAAAGATATTTATGCAGCAGGTGATGCTATATTGGTTAAAAATGCTCTTACAGGTCAAGATTTTAATTTGCCGTTAGCAGGACCAGCTAATAAGCAAGGTCGCTTGATTGCAGATCATATAAATGGTAGAAAAATTGTAAACAAAGGTTATATTGCTTCATCAATCATTCAGATATTTAACTATACTGGCGCAGCAACAGGCTTAAACGAGGCTTGGATTAAGTTTCATAATTTAGATATCGATTATCAGGTAGCATATACAGCACCATTTGATAGAGTAAGTATCATGCCTAATGCTCAAAATGTATTTACAAAAATATTATTTGAGAGTAACACAGGTAAACTTCTAGGTGCTCAGACAATAGGTAAAGGTATAGTTGATAAGAGGGCGGATGTGTTTGCAACAGCTATCAAAGCGGGTATGACAGTAGAAGATCTTCAAGATCTTGAGTTATGTTATGCTCCTCCATATTCAACAGGTAAAGATGTAGTTAACCATACTGGTTATGTTGCTAATAATCTTTTAAATGGAGATTTTAAACAGGTTCTATTTACTGATGTTGAAAAGCTTTTAGCTGAGAATGCTCAAATTATTGATGTTAGAGAATTTGGTGAAACATCTAAGGGTATGCTAGCAGGTGCTAAAAATATACCAATGTCAGAGATTAGAAATAGATTGTCAGAGCTTGATAAAACTAAGCCGGTATATGTACATTGTCAGTCAGGTCAAAGATCATATAATGTAACTCTAATGTTACAACATCATGGCTATGATGTTTATAATATTGCAGGTGGTTATGCTATGATTTCTAATTATTATGGCACTATTGAGCGTATTACAGGCGAGTGTCGTATTTTAATAACTTAA
- the trmB gene encoding tRNA (guanosine(46)-N7)-methyltransferase TrmB, producing MSDNSKENLRQIKSYVQRAGRVTKKQQQALDDYTSKYMVEYDQNKSLDFSEIFKNSNDVVLEIGFGMGGSLVQMALENPKKNYLGIEVHKAGVGNILYEIEHQNISNLLVMSHDAVEILENMISDDSLSGMQIYFPDPWHKKKHNKRRLVNQSNVDLFAKKLKTGGVFHYASDWLPYAEEVLELLENDDKYKNLYDGFAPRPEWRPLTKFEKRGQNLDHPISDILFEKI from the coding sequence ATGAGTGATAATTCTAAAGAAAATTTACGCCAGATAAAAAGTTATGTCCAAAGAGCTGGCAGAGTGACAAAAAAGCAGCAACAAGCACTTGATGATTATACATCTAAATATATGGTTGAATATGATCAAAATAAAAGTTTAGACTTCTCTGAAATCTTTAAAAATTCTAATGATGTAGTATTAGAGATAGGTTTTGGAATGGGTGGATCATTGGTGCAAATGGCTCTAGAAAATCCTAAAAAAAATTATTTAGGGATTGAAGTTCACAAAGCAGGAGTTGGTAATATTCTCTATGAAATTGAGCATCAAAATATATCTAATCTTTTAGTTATGAGTCATGATGCTGTAGAAATATTAGAAAATATGATATCTGATGATTCTTTGTCAGGAATGCAGATATATTTTCCAGATCCATGGCATAAGAAAAAGCATAATAAACGAAGATTAGTGAATCAATCAAATGTTGATTTATTTGCTAAAAAACTCAAAACAGGTGGTGTGTTTCACTATGCTAGTGATTGGTTACCATACGCAGAGGAAGTTTTAGAACTTCTTGAAAATGATGATAAATACAAAAATCTATATGATGGATTCGCACCGCGACCAGAATGGCGACCTTTGACAAAATTTGAAAAGCGAGGTCAGAACCTCGATCATCCAATATCAGATATTCTTTTTGAAAAGATTTAG
- a CDS encoding GNAT family N-acetyltransferase produces the protein MHVKIRYETLKDQEQIYNLISEAFDTKDEERLVRLLHTDHQSLISLVAETDNGNIIGQAILSKMTTEKSTNLKIYGLAPMSVAPEYQHKGIGTKLIEMMIKEARVNSIDAIFVLGHPSYYPKFGFKPTITYKIKCEYDVPEDVFMVLDLSNKLDQLKGQKVYYAEEFRKVF, from the coding sequence ATGCACGTAAAAATAAGATATGAAACTTTAAAGGATCAAGAACAGATATATAACCTAATATCTGAAGCATTTGATACCAAAGATGAAGAGAGATTAGTTAGACTTTTACATACTGACCATCAAAGTCTAATATCTTTAGTTGCTGAGACTGATAACGGCAATATAATAGGTCAAGCAATTCTTTCAAAAATGACAACGGAAAAATCTACTAATCTAAAAATATATGGATTGGCTCCAATGTCTGTCGCACCTGAATATCAACATAAGGGGATAGGTACTAAGCTTATAGAAATGATGATAAAAGAGGCTAGAGTAAATAGTATTGATGCAATATTTGTTTTAGGGCACCCTAGTTATTATCCAAAATTTGGTTTTAAGCCTACTATAACATATAAAATAAAGTGTGAATATGATGTGCCCGAAGATGTTTTTATGGTGTTAGATTTATCGAATAAATTGGATCAGTTAAAAGGTCAGAAGGTTTATTATGCCGAAGAGTTTAGGAAAGTCTTTTAG
- a CDS encoding ArsR/SmtB family transcription factor translates to MDLIQMKGNASKASSLLRAISHESRLLILCLLLRHEMSVGQLAEFSDLSQSAFSQHLSVLRKEGLVKTRKESQTVFYSLNDPAVTKILEALYGIYCGDDNN, encoded by the coding sequence ATGGATTTGATACAAATGAAAGGTAATGCAAGTAAAGCTTCGTCTTTATTAAGAGCAATATCTCATGAATCTAGACTTTTGATACTTTGTTTATTACTAAGACATGAAATGAGTGTTGGGCAGTTAGCGGAGTTTTCTGATCTTAGTCAGTCAGCATTTTCTCAGCATTTGTCTGTTTTGAGGAAAGAGGGACTTGTTAAGACTAGGAAAGAATCACAAACAGTTTTTTATAGTTTAAATGACCCTGCAGTAACTAAAATATTAGAAGCGTTATATGGCATATATTGTGGTGATGATAACAATTAA
- a CDS encoding sulfite exporter TauE/SafE family protein yields MFLIIFGFICGIALGLTGGGGSILAVPLLTYGVGLDFHTAVPISLLVVGFTAIFGLVVNYRQHDINYLAAAIMITTGVIFAPIGSYISQGLSDKVLMVSFSILMITIGIWSLIKAKVMSGAEKSICESIAPKCIIALLVSGAIVGTLTGFFGVGGGFLIVPALVFITAMPIKRAINTSLLVIFVVSISGFISHYEEEHMSWYVAGMFIIGSVIAMLIATKLKKRLNDKILQTLFAIMLVVLGAVIYFIN; encoded by the coding sequence ATGTTTTTGATTATATTTGGATTTATTTGTGGAATCGCTTTGGGCTTAACTGGTGGTGGCGGATCTATATTAGCAGTTCCATTACTTACTTATGGTGTAGGTTTAGATTTCCATACCGCTGTTCCCATTTCTCTACTTGTAGTAGGCTTTACAGCTATTTTTGGTCTTGTAGTTAACTATAGGCAGCATGATATTAATTATTTAGCGGCTGCTATAATGATTACTACTGGAGTTATTTTTGCTCCAATTGGTAGCTACATATCTCAAGGCTTATCAGACAAAGTGCTAATGGTTAGTTTCTCTATACTTATGATTACAATAGGTATTTGGAGTTTGATAAAAGCAAAAGTTATGTCAGGTGCTGAGAAATCAATATGTGAGAGTATCGCTCCGAAATGTATTATCGCATTATTAGTAAGTGGTGCAATTGTTGGTACTTTGACTGGATTCTTTGGAGTTGGTGGTGGATTTTTGATAGTGCCTGCGTTGGTATTTATAACAGCTATGCCAATTAAAAGAGCTATAAATACTTCTTTATTAGTAATATTTGTTGTATCAATATCTGGGTTTATATCGCATTACGAAGAAGAGCATATGAGTTGGTATGTGGCTGGTATGTTTATAATTGGCAGTGTAATTGCGATGTTAATAGCTACTAAACTTAAAAAAAGACTTAATGATAAAATCTTACAAACATTATTTGCTATTATGCTGGTAGTGCTCGGA
- the guaD gene encoding guanine deaminase — translation MKTIYRASIFTFNKNATLQSLLGHKVDNLFSDSKDYTFLRDGAVVVEDGLITEVNDFHKINIGDNDKLIDYSGKLIMPGLIDTHMHTTQTKAVGAYGEKLLEWLDGYIFPSEASFNSSSLAHKEFDILFKELFKSGTTTICGYAPSAYDGTDIVFEIAQKYNMRVILGNTIMTQGNKEIITDAQTSMKISEKLCNKWHNRGRASYALTPRFALSCDDETLNLCKEFMQSHKDVYVQTHLSENLNEIKDTLAMYPNATDYLNVYENYSLITDKTILGHCIHLSDSEWNRMKDQGVVIASCPTSNNFLGSGHFDYKTAIEKDIKLTLATDWAAGNTLSILRVMDDAYKAALLNSYKLETLVRLFSSTLGSAKALGLGDKIGSLEKGKEADFIVINTDNNSLLKYRLESAYNLQDYLFSVISLGDDRLIDATYIYGSKVH, via the coding sequence ATGAAAACAATATATCGTGCAAGTATCTTTACATTCAACAAAAATGCAACGCTTCAGTCACTATTAGGCCATAAGGTTGACAACTTATTTTCTGATTCAAAAGACTATACATTTCTAAGAGATGGTGCAGTTGTTGTAGAAGATGGTTTGATAACTGAGGTTAACGATTTTCATAAGATTAACATAGGTGATAATGATAAGTTGATAGACTACTCTGGTAAATTAATTATGCCAGGGCTTATCGATACACATATGCATACAACTCAAACAAAAGCTGTAGGTGCCTATGGGGAAAAGCTTTTAGAGTGGTTAGATGGATATATTTTTCCAAGTGAAGCTAGTTTTAACAGTAGCTCTTTAGCTCATAAGGAGTTTGATATACTTTTCAAAGAATTATTTAAGAGTGGAACTACAACTATATGTGGATACGCTCCAAGTGCTTATGACGGTACAGATATAGTTTTTGAAATAGCTCAAAAATATAATATGAGAGTAATTCTTGGAAATACTATTATGACTCAAGGTAATAAAGAAATAATTACAGATGCTCAAACCAGTATGAAAATCTCCGAGAAGCTTTGTAATAAGTGGCATAATAGAGGACGTGCTAGTTACGCTCTTACCCCAAGATTTGCTCTTAGTTGTGATGATGAAACTCTTAACTTATGCAAAGAGTTCATGCAATCGCATAAAGATGTTTATGTACAAACACATTTAAGCGAAAATTTAAATGAAATCAAAGATACTTTAGCGATGTATCCAAATGCTACTGATTATCTAAATGTTTATGAGAACTATTCATTAATTACGGATAAAACTATTTTAGGACATTGTATCCACTTGTCAGATAGTGAATGGAATAGAATGAAAGATCAAGGTGTTGTTATAGCAAGTTGCCCAACTAGTAATAATTTCCTTGGCAGTGGTCATTTTGACTACAAAACGGCTATTGAAAAAGATATCAAGCTAACTTTAGCTACTGACTGGGCAGCAGGTAATACTCTAAGTATACTTCGTGTAATGGATGATGCTTATAAGGCTGCATTATTAAATTCCTATAAACTTGAAACTTTGGTACGCCTGTTCTCTTCTACTCTAGGTAGTGCAAAAGCGCTAGGTTTAGGCGATAAAATTGGCAGCTTAGAAAAAGGTAAAGAAGCTGATTTTATAGTTATCAATACTGACAACAATTCTCTACTTAAATATAGACTTGAATCTGCATATAATCTTCAAGACTACTTATTCTCAGTTATTTCTTTAGGAGATGATCGTTTAATTGATGCTACATATATATATGGAAGCAAAGTTCATTAA
- the nagA gene encoding N-acetylglucosamine-6-phosphate deacetylase yields the protein MKILTNCKIYSGLEILNNHSVVMNGQTIQDIIHNSNIKDYSDYEIIDLKGENIAPGFIDLQVNGFGGFLLNDDVSEDCLKGIFESSKKYGATTVLPTLITTSDENILKALKLVRDYKDKYQYNIPGLHLEGPYISRTKKGVHNIDHVRGPNSKIIDTIIEYADCVKILTLAPEVCDSSTIKKLANAGITVSLGHTNATYEEAFNGIESGITMATHLYNAMSGYQGRNPGAIGAVLNSSSVYAGIIADGFHLDYSSLEVAKKLLKEKLILVTDAAAPAGTDMKEFVFEGAVVYHKNGKLTTADGTLGGSALTMMGAVKNTVENTFIPLDEALRMASTYAAESINLGNLLGKIKSGYIANLVIFDNGYNISMVVDKGEISTYC from the coding sequence ATGAAAATCCTCACAAATTGTAAAATATATAGTGGACTAGAAATATTGAATAATCATTCTGTTGTTATGAATGGCCAAACTATTCAAGATATAATCCATAATTCTAATATAAAGGATTATTCAGATTATGAAATTATAGACTTAAAAGGTGAGAATATTGCACCAGGATTCATTGACCTGCAAGTAAATGGTTTTGGAGGGTTTCTTCTAAATGATGATGTCAGTGAGGATTGTCTAAAAGGCATATTTGAGTCTTCAAAGAAATATGGGGCAACAACAGTGCTGCCAACATTGATTACAACTTCTGATGAAAATATCTTAAAAGCATTGAAATTGGTGAGGGATTATAAAGATAAATATCAATATAATATTCCAGGTCTTCATCTTGAGGGTCCCTATATTAGCAGAACTAAAAAAGGGGTTCATAATATTGATCATGTTAGAGGACCTAATTCTAAAATTATAGATACAATAATAGAGTATGCTGATTGTGTGAAAATTCTGACCCTGGCTCCAGAAGTTTGTGATTCATCCACTATCAAGAAACTAGCTAATGCTGGAATAACTGTTTCTTTGGGTCATACAAATGCAACTTATGAAGAAGCATTTAATGGCATTGAATCAGGTATAACTATGGCAACACATTTGTATAATGCTATGAGTGGATATCAAGGTAGAAACCCTGGTGCTATAGGTGCAGTCCTAAACTCATCAAGTGTATATGCTGGAATCATCGCTGATGGGTTTCACTTAGATTATTCATCATTAGAAGTTGCTAAGAAGTTACTCAAAGAGAAATTAATTCTTGTAACAGATGCAGCAGCTCCGGCAGGTACAGATATGAAAGAATTTGTCTTTGAGGGCGCGGTTGTCTATCACAAAAATGGTAAGCTAACTACAGCTGATGGGACTTTGGGTGGATCTGCTTTGACAATGATGGGTGCGGTTAAAAATACAGTTGAGAATACTTTTATACCTCTTGATGAGGCACTAAGAATGGCGTCTACTTATGCAGCAGAATCGATTAATTTAGGGAATTTATTAGGGAAGATAAAGTCCGGATATATAGCGAACTTGGTTATATTTGATAATGGTTACAATATTTCAATGGTAGTTGATAAAGGTGAGATTAGTACTTATTGCTAA